The stretch of DNA AGAAGATACCTTCATCAGCATCCAGAGCTGTCCTTTAAAGAAGAAAAGACAGCTGCCTATATCGCGGATACATACGAAAAGCTTGGCATCCCTTATAAAAAAAATGTCGGAGGAAATGGTGTAGTCGCCACTTTGAAAGGTGGTAAGCCAGGTAAAAAGATTGCACTGCGGGCAGATTTCGATGCTTTGCCGATTCAGGAAGAAAACGAGGTTCCTTATAAATCGACAGTTCCCAATGTGATGCACGCTTGCGGGCACGATGGACATACGGCCACTTTGCTGGGCATCGCCAAAGCAGCAAAAGCTCTGCAGGATGAATTACCGGGCACACTCGTATTCGTCCACCAGCACGCAGAAGAATATGCCCCAGGCGGTGCTAAATCCATCATTGAAACTGGTATTTTAGATGATGTCGATGCTGTATTCGGAACACATCTATGGTCCAACACTCCGCTGGGCACGATCGAAACCGCGGATAAAGAATTCATGGCCGGAGCGGACCGCTTCGAGATCGAGATCATCGGTAAAGGCGGACATGGCGCTCAGCCGCATCAAACCAAAGATGCTGTCTTGATTGGTTCTCAAGTAGTGACAGCATTGCAGCAAATCATCAGCCGCCGCTTGGATCCACTGCATACAGCTGTCATCACGATCGGTACGTTCGAGGCTGGGGCCGCCTTTAATGTCATTGCCGATTCAGCGAAGCTGACTGGTACCGTGCGCACTTTTGACACGGCTGTTCAAAAACAGATCAAAGCGGAAATCGAAAATGTGCTGAAAGGTATAACAACAGCTAATGGCGCAAGCTATAAGTATGAGTATATCGAAGGATATCCGCCCGTGATCAATCATCCGGCCCAAGCACAGCTGGTTCTGGATGCTTCCAAGGAAGTGGCAGAAGTCCGGGAAGCCAACAAAGTACTGCCAACTATGACAGGCGAGGATTTCGCTTATTATTTGCATAACAAGCCAGGAGCATTCTTCTTCACAGGAGCCAAGAAAGAAGATCATTACTATCCGCATCATCATCCGAAATTCGATTTCGATGAACGTGCAATGGTCATCGCTGCCAAAACATTGCTCAGCACATGTATGGCATACCAATAAACAATAAAAGATCAGCGCGGACTTCGCGCTGATCTTTTATTTTAGCATGCGGATCCGGTAAGCATGCATTGCCGCAGTACCTAGCTGTTCAAGAAACTTGCCATTTATGATGGCACCGACAAAGGCTCCGACACCTGGCAGAAGCTGGACCATTTTGATTAAATCGATATAATCCCGGTATTCCTGCTGCAGCACACGCCAATTGACGTCTTCGATGGCCCCGCTTACGTCATTCCAATGACGGATTTCTTCCCAAAGCTTCACCCTTGTTTCACCGCTTGAGAAAGTGGCGCTGAATATTTGCAGCAGAAATACCCTTTCGCTGAATCCCGTCACATCGAAGCCATAAATCCTGCCTATATCGAATAAACATTTCATCTTGATGCTGAGCAGGAGCGGGAAATCGGCCATGCCTAAAAGGATGCCTCCGGCCCCAGTGCCTGCTCCTTCCAATCTCGCTGTCGTTTTGTAACGATTGATCACTTTCCGGACTTCTTTTTCCCTTTGTTCAAAACTCCACTTCTCTTCAACCTGAATTGGATAGATATAGTTGGAGGATGTCAGGCTGAGCTCGATCATTTGGCGGATTGCAGCCGTGATTGCGCTATGCACCGCCGCTGGGATCTTATCGGTGATCGAATCCTGGGCACCCTTGGAAAATCGCTGAAACCTGCCGCTGCGCCGCTGCAGGGAATGATAATAGAACATTGCTTCCTTCAGTTTTCTTTCCTTATAATGATCTTCCCCCATCCGACTCCCTCCTATTTCAACCGTTTTGGCACATACATCCGGACAAATCCAAGTCCAAATGCCACGCCGGCCGCAAGCGCCAAACCGAACCCAAGCACATCCGCACGGAGCAGGAATACCAGGCTAAGCAATACCGCCTGTATGACTGCCAATTGCTGCAAAAGAGCTAATAAAGCACGTTTCCGGGTAGCATCCGGTACCGGATAAAGATCCATCCAGGCTATGGTCCGATGATGCTTCCACAAACCGATGAGCTGGAACCCGGTTAAATAAAGGAATAACAAAGCAAACGCCAGCTGCACCCAAAGATTGGGAATGAAGTAAATGATGACCCCGGCAAGGATCGTCAGCCGCAGGAACAGTCCGAAGTAGTCCCCTCCCCTGACGAAAGTGACCCGGAACAGATAATCATACGTATGTGTCTGCTCGAAAGGAACACGCCCCGTAAACAGATTGACGACAAATTGACGCTTATGGACTTTTGTCTTCAAATGCGGAACATCGGCAAATTGGTTCGCAATTCGGTAAAACGCCTGCATACGGGCCTGATCTTTTTCAATCAGCAAGTCCCAGGCCAGCCCGCCTTGCTTTCTGCTGATGCTATAGTCTGCGATGAGCAGTACAACAAATAGAACTGTCAAAACGGCAGCAGCCAGCAAATCTCCGCGTAAAAAGAGCCAAAAGCATCCGATATTCAAAACCACACGCAGCGTCTGTTCCATTCTTCTTATATTGACATTCCGGACTTTCAGCATCCACCAATTCATATGTAGATTCCATAGCTTAAATACAAGCAGGACGACAAATACAAGGAGATAGGATACAAAGCCTTCCCCAAGTCCAGCCGCAAAAAACAAAGGCGCCAGCACCGCTGCAGCCAGGATGAGCATGTAGAGCTGGGTGAAGAAGCTATAGCCGATCGTCAACTTGAAATAACGATGCAGCTTTGACTCAAGCGGAAGCAGGAACACGATATCCGCTTCCTTCAATAACGTTCGAACCGGGCTGTAGCTCGCCAAAAGACCAAATACGGCACCAATCAAAAGCGGTGCAGGAAAATCCGGAGCCAATGTTTCAAGCCACTGCTGATAATAATAAGCAAGCCCCGAAAGCAGGAAGAGCATGGCTATCATAAGATGCTGATTGAATATATAACGCAGATAACGGTTCATTTCCTTCATATGCTCGGAAAGCCGCTGCTTGAAAAATGTCTCCGCATTAAACATGGCTGTCTTCTTCCTTCGTCAGTTGGACATACAAATCATCCAGCGTCGCATCCTGCATACCGAATTCATTGCGCAGCTCCTCCATCGTACCAGCCGCCCGCAGCTTTCCGTCATGCAGGATGACGATACGATCGCAGTAACGTTCCGCAGTGGCCAGGATATGCGTGGACATCAATACGCCAGCCCCATTCTCCTTGGCTTGATTCATCAGCTGCAGGTATGACTGAATGCCGAGCGGATCAAGCCCGACGAATGGTTCATCCACAATATATAGATTTGGTTCGACCAGGAATGAACACATGATCATCACTTTTTGACGCATCCCCTTTGAAAAATGGACCGGGAACATCTTCAGCTTCTTTTCAAGCCTGAATTCTTTCAGCAAAGGCGGAAGCCGTTTATCAAAATCCTCCTGCGACAGATCATAAGCCTGTGCAGTCAAACGCAAGTGATCATATAACGTCAATTCATCATACAGCACCGGCATTTCCGGAATGTACGAAAAATTGCTCCGATATGTCTCAGGTGAAGCGGCAAACGTGCTCCCATTGATTTGGATACTGCCGCCCTTGGGCTGCATGAGTCCGATGATATGCTTGATTGTCGTACTCTTTCCAGCTCCGTTAAGGCCGATGAGGCCGACAATTTCCCCTGCATCGACTTTAAAAGATATATCATGCAGGACATTTTTATGTGTATATCCGCCTGTAAGTGAATCTATATGTAATAAAGGCTGCATTATCCGTTCCCCTTTCTTAAGGCACTCTCCTGCTAAAAGTTTACCAAAGCCCGCCGTATTTGCCAAAATAAAACGGTTATAACCTCCATCAGGCTTGCACATACTAATTTCGAAGCAAAGAAGCTGCCAAGAGGGTTTCCTTTCAAGCAGGACCCATTCATTTGAAAATGAGGTGTTGGCAGGAGATACAAACCGCTACGTCCGAAAGTAAGCTGATTTACAACCTGTAAGCAAGCTGAAAGTGTACTGGCGCAAACTCCGTAAGCCGCTGTACAGTTCGAAATGGTTTTACTCTTGGCAGCCTTGCTTCAGAGGCAGACACTCCCAAAACGCGAAGAATTCCAACATTCCGGCCGTTACGGGATGTCTGCCTATTTCATTCGACATACTTTACAAGCATGTCCATTCCTTTATACAATATGTATACATATTAAAGGAGTGATCGTATGCACGAAAAGGATTGTATCTTCTGTAAAATCGCAGCTGGCGAACTGCCTTCGGCAAAAGTCTATGAAGATGACCAAGTACTTGCTTTTATGGATATCGGCCAAGTGACGAAGGGACATACCCTCATCATTCCGAAGACACATACGAAGAATATATACGAAACACCGCCCGAAGTGGCCCAGGAAGTATTCGCACGTGTACCCCGGGTGGCGAATGCGATCAAAGATGCTTTTCAGCCAGCTGGATTGAACATTTTGAGCAACACAGAAGCTGCAGCAGGACAGACTGTCTTCCATCTGCATGTGCATTTGATCCCTAGGTATGGAAAAGAGGATGGCTTCCACGCCACTTTCGAGCAGCATGACAGTGTTGCCAGTGAGCACCTTGCTGAATTGGCGGAAGCAATCAGCAGTAAAATCAAGTAAGCGCATCCCAATAGGTTTCACTGCTACATAAGACGAGAAAATAGTATAATGAAGTAGGAAGGAGTGATAATGATGGCTAATGGCAAATCAATCGCTTTAGGTATACTCGTAGGCAGCACGGTCAGCGCTGCAATCACTTTGCTTACAGCACCATCTTCCGGCAAGGAACTGCGCGCAGACGCAAAACAGCGCACTGACGAATGGAAGGTCACATTCAACAATCTAAAAAATGAAGGAACACAGCTGAAAGAACAAATCGCCAGAACGTCCAAAGAAGGCGCTGCTATGTTCAAGGAATTATCAGCTGAAGTCAAGACTTCCATCGAAAGCTGGAAACGCACAGTTGAACCGCATCAGAAAAATATCCAGAAAAGCTTGTCTCAAATCGAGAAAACCTTGAAGGAACTGGAAGAAAAAGCGAATCAGAAAAACAGTGATGCATGAAAAATGCTCTCCGTGATGGAGAGCATTTTTTCATTGACCGTAAATCAAAAGAGCCCTTTCTTTAAAAGAAAGGGCCTCTTATGACAGCCATTTTATTTCGCTTCCAAATCCTCAATGGAATTTGCATCTACGTACTCAGGTACAACCAAGCCTGTTTTCGCACCTTCCAAGTTAGGCCCTAAGTCAACAACCTTGTCTTTGTATTGTTCATACAAATCACCATGTGTAGTCGGAAGCCAAGCCGCTACCATGGCATCCGCTTCTCCATTGGCAACTGATTGCCACATAACTGCATTATCAAGCGGCGTAATCTTTGTCTTGTATCCCAAGTCATCCAGCACAACCTTCATAACATTCGTGGAAGCGACCTCGGAATCCCACTCGACATAAGTCAGGCTTACTTCCTGACCATTGCCTTTCTCGGCTCCTTTAGTCCACTCAGCTACTTTATCTTGATGATCATCCACCCAGTTGCGTGCTGCATCTGCAGGGTCTGTGCCTTCGCTCACTTCCAGCATGACTTCTCCCATATCATCTGTCGTCCAATTGAATTGATCAAGCACTTTGTTCGCACCAGGGACATCGTCGGCAAATCCTTGGCGAGTCATTGTATTGATTGTTTCTTCACTTCCGAATGAACCTTTTGGATCTTCCAGATACTTCAGGTCATATTTGCTGAACATCCAATGCGGTGTCCAGCCTGTAATGATGATCGGCTCTTCATCCTTGATAGCTTCACCTAACGTTGTAGCCATAGCACCGCTGGAGGATGGCTGCAATGTCCAGCCGTCCAACTGATCATAATCTTCGATTGCTTTTTCTGTCGCACTCATGACACCCGCACCGGCTTCAATCCCGGTGATCGTGTAATCCACTTGCTCACTGAAGCTGTCAGAGCTGGAGCTGTCATTCCCGCATCCTGCTGCTACCAATGTCAACGCCAGTCCAGCTGCCACACCTAATGTTTTCCACTTTTTCATGAAATCGAACTCCCCTTCTATTTATTGAAAGCGCCCATTTCGGGCTGCATTCATTTAGTTGGTTTTATCTTTGTAAATATTTTGGGTAAAACGGTCAATGATGATTGCAAGCACAACAATGCTCAGACCAGCAACGAATCCCGGGCCGACCTGCGCTCGCTGCAAGGAAGACAATACTTCACGGCCAAGACCGGGAGCACCGATCATGGATGCGATGACAACCATGGAGAGCGCCAGCATGACTGTTTGGTTGATACCTGCCATTATGGTGTATTTTGCCATTGGCAATTCGACTTTGAATAGCTTCTGTGCCCCAGTGGAGCCAAAGGCATCTGCAGCTTCCACCAGCTCATCGGACACTTGGCGAATGCCAAGATTGGTAAAACGTACAGTAGGCGGAGTCGCAAAAATCAAGGATGCAAAAATACCTGGCACAACACCGATACTGAAGAATGCCACTGCCGGAATCAAATAAACGAAGGCTGGCATTGTCTGCATAAAGTCTAGAATAGGCGTGATGATGGATTGTGCAATTTTACTTTTAGACATCAGAATACCGATAGGAACACCGATGATGATACACAGAATACTGGAAGTCAGCACCAGTGTGAACGTATCAATCAGCTGGTCCCACAATCCTTGGTTCCAAATGAACAATAGACCGACGATACTGAATACTGCCAAACCGAATTTCTTTCCTGTCATGAAGAAGGCTAATAGGGCAACCAGCAAAATAAAAATGACAGGCGGAATAGCATCGAGACCTGATGTGATCATGTCCATCAAATCGCCTAAACCATCCTTTATCGGATCGAACAGGAACGCGAATGTATCGGTCAACCAATCGACGAAATCAGATGTCCAGTCTGCAACTGGCAGTGCTTCTACGTTCTCCATGAAATCAAGCATGTTCGTTCACCTCACCCTCACCAGCAAGCGCGCCGATAACCGCACCCCTGACGATAATTCCCAATAGCTTTCCGTTTTCCGTAACGGCCAATGGAACCGGCGAATCATGGATGACCGCGAACAAGTCATGCAGCGGTGTATCCTTCTCTACTGTCGGTACATCCCGCTGAACGATTTCTAATAAGTTTTTCACTTCATTCTTTCTCGCTTCATTCGCCGCATCTGCAGTTATGATACCTTGCAGTACACGTTTGCCATCGACAACCAGGATACTGGACAGACCAGCTTCCCGCATGCGTTCCAATGCCACCCGAGGTCCATGCTTATCTATGCTGACTGTTTCTGGCCGTTTCATGATTTGCTGAGCAGTAAGTACTTTTGCTCGATCGACATCCTCTACGAATTTCTCGACATAACTATTCGCCGGATTCATGAGGATTTCCTCAGGAGTGCCAATCTGGACGATATGCCCATCTTTCATCAAAGCGATGCGGTCACCGATTCGCAGTGCTTCGTCCAAATCATGCGTGATGAACAGGATGGTCTTCTTCATGGTTTCCTGCAAGTCCAATAATTCATCCTGCATATCTTTCCGGATCAGCGGATCGAGCGCTGAAAAAGCTTCATCCATCAGCATGACTTCGGGATCATTGGCAAGGGCTCTTGCCAATCCGACACGCTGCTGCATACCACCGGACAATTGCCCTGGATATTGATCCAGATAACTGCCCAAGCCAACAAGCTCCAGGGATTCCTTCGCTTTCTTGGTTCTTTCCTCTTTGCTGATTCCTTGTACTTCCAGTCCATATTCCGCGTTCTGCAGAATCGTCCTGTTCGGGAACAAACCAAATCGCTGGAAAACCATGCTCAGTTTTTCCCGGCGTACCCGGCGAAGTTCCTTTTTATCCATTTTTG from Terribacillus sp. FSL K6-0262 encodes:
- a CDS encoding M20 family metallopeptidase → MLTELFSKIDELYEDMVATRRYLHQHPELSFKEEKTAAYIADTYEKLGIPYKKNVGGNGVVATLKGGKPGKKIALRADFDALPIQEENEVPYKSTVPNVMHACGHDGHTATLLGIAKAAKALQDELPGTLVFVHQHAEEYAPGGAKSIIETGILDDVDAVFGTHLWSNTPLGTIETADKEFMAGADRFEIEIIGKGGHGAQPHQTKDAVLIGSQVVTALQQIISRRLDPLHTAVITIGTFEAGAAFNVIADSAKLTGTVRTFDTAVQKQIKAEIENVLKGITTANGASYKYEYIEGYPPVINHPAQAQLVLDASKEVAEVREANKVLPTMTGEDFAYYLHNKPGAFFFTGAKKEDHYYPHHHPKFDFDERAMVIAAKTLLSTCMAYQ
- a CDS encoding EcsC family protein, yielding MGEDHYKERKLKEAMFYYHSLQRRSGRFQRFSKGAQDSITDKIPAAVHSAITAAIRQMIELSLTSSNYIYPIQVEEKWSFEQREKEVRKVINRYKTTARLEGAGTGAGGILLGMADFPLLLSIKMKCLFDIGRIYGFDVTGFSERVFLLQIFSATFSSGETRVKLWEEIRHWNDVSGAIEDVNWRVLQQEYRDYIDLIKMVQLLPGVGAFVGAIINGKFLEQLGTAAMHAYRIRMLK
- a CDS encoding ABC transporter permease; protein product: MFNAETFFKQRLSEHMKEMNRYLRYIFNQHLMIAMLFLLSGLAYYYQQWLETLAPDFPAPLLIGAVFGLLASYSPVRTLLKEADIVFLLPLESKLHRYFKLTIGYSFFTQLYMLILAAAVLAPLFFAAGLGEGFVSYLLVFVVLLVFKLWNLHMNWWMLKVRNVNIRRMEQTLRVVLNIGCFWLFLRGDLLAAAVLTVLFVVLLIADYSISRKQGGLAWDLLIEKDQARMQAFYRIANQFADVPHLKTKVHKRQFVVNLFTGRVPFEQTHTYDYLFRVTFVRGGDYFGLFLRLTILAGVIIYFIPNLWVQLAFALLFLYLTGFQLIGLWKHHRTIAWMDLYPVPDATRKRALLALLQQLAVIQAVLLSLVFLLRADVLGFGLALAAGVAFGLGFVRMYVPKRLK
- a CDS encoding ABC transporter ATP-binding protein, which codes for MQPLLHIDSLTGGYTHKNVLHDISFKVDAGEIVGLIGLNGAGKSTTIKHIIGLMQPKGGSIQINGSTFAASPETYRSNFSYIPEMPVLYDELTLYDHLRLTAQAYDLSQEDFDKRLPPLLKEFRLEKKLKMFPVHFSKGMRQKVMIMCSFLVEPNLYIVDEPFVGLDPLGIQSYLQLMNQAKENGAGVLMSTHILATAERYCDRIVILHDGKLRAAGTMEELRNEFGMQDATLDDLYVQLTKEEDSHV
- a CDS encoding HIT family protein — protein: MHEKDCIFCKIAAGELPSAKVYEDDQVLAFMDIGQVTKGHTLIIPKTHTKNIYETPPEVAQEVFARVPRVANAIKDAFQPAGLNILSNTEAAAGQTVFHLHVHLIPRYGKEDGFHATFEQHDSVASEHLAELAEAISSKIK
- a CDS encoding YtxH domain-containing protein, with amino-acid sequence MMANGKSIALGILVGSTVSAAITLLTAPSSGKELRADAKQRTDEWKVTFNNLKNEGTQLKEQIARTSKEGAAMFKELSAEVKTSIESWKRTVEPHQKNIQKSLSQIEKTLKELEEKANQKNSDA
- a CDS encoding glycine betaine ABC transporter substrate-binding protein, with the protein product MKKWKTLGVAAGLALTLVAAGCGNDSSSSDSFSEQVDYTITGIEAGAGVMSATEKAIEDYDQLDGWTLQPSSSGAMATTLGEAIKDEEPIIITGWTPHWMFSKYDLKYLEDPKGSFGSEETINTMTRQGFADDVPGANKVLDQFNWTTDDMGEVMLEVSEGTDPADAARNWVDDHQDKVAEWTKGAEKGNGQEVSLTYVEWDSEVASTNVMKVVLDDLGYKTKITPLDNAVMWQSVANGEADAMVAAWLPTTHGDLYEQYKDKVVDLGPNLEGAKTGLVVPEYVDANSIEDLEAK
- a CDS encoding proline/glycine betaine ABC transporter permease: MLDFMENVEALPVADWTSDFVDWLTDTFAFLFDPIKDGLGDLMDMITSGLDAIPPVIFILLVALLAFFMTGKKFGLAVFSIVGLLFIWNQGLWDQLIDTFTLVLTSSILCIIIGVPIGILMSKSKIAQSIITPILDFMQTMPAFVYLIPAVAFFSIGVVPGIFASLIFATPPTVRFTNLGIRQVSDELVEAADAFGSTGAQKLFKVELPMAKYTIMAGINQTVMLALSMVVIASMIGAPGLGREVLSSLQRAQVGPGFVAGLSIVVLAIIIDRFTQNIYKDKTN
- a CDS encoding glycine betaine/L-proline ABC transporter ATP-binding protein — encoded protein: MPIIKVENLSKVFGKNIKSALELAEAGKTKEEILKETGSTVGVNRASFEVEAGEIFVIMGLSGSGKSTLVRLINHLIEPTTGDVYIDGENLAKMDKKELRRVRREKLSMVFQRFGLFPNRTILQNAEYGLEVQGISKEERTKKAKESLELVGLGSYLDQYPGQLSGGMQQRVGLARALANDPEVMLMDEAFSALDPLIRKDMQDELLDLQETMKKTILFITHDLDEALRIGDRIALMKDGHIVQIGTPEEILMNPANSYVEKFVEDVDRAKVLTAQQIMKRPETVSIDKHGPRVALERMREAGLSSILVVDGKRVLQGIITADAANEARKNEVKNLLEIVQRDVPTVEKDTPLHDLFAVIHDSPVPLAVTENGKLLGIIVRGAVIGALAGEGEVNEHA